The Rhinolophus ferrumequinum isolate MPI-CBG mRhiFer1 chromosome 6, mRhiFer1_v1.p, whole genome shotgun sequence genome has a window encoding:
- the GREM1 gene encoding gremlin-1 isoform X2 produces MSRTAYTIGALFLLLGTLLPAAEGKKKGSQGAIPPPDKAQHNDSEQTQSPQQPGARNRGRGQGRGTVMPGEEVLESSQEALHVTERKYLKRDWCKTQPLKQTIHEEGCSSRTIINRFCYGQCNSFYIPRHIRKEEGSFQSCSFCKPKKFTTMMVTLNCPELQPPTKKKRVTRVKQCRCISIDLD; encoded by the coding sequence ATGAGCCGCACCGCCTACACTATAGGAGCCCTGTTTCTCCTCTTGGGGACCCTGCTGCCAGCTGctgaagggaaaaagaaggggtCCCAAGGTGCCATCCCCCCTCCAGACAAGGCCCAGCACAATGACTCCGAGCAGACTCAGTCTCCCCAGCAGCCGGGCGCCAGGAACCGGGGGCGGGGCCAAGGGCGTGGCACCGTCATGCCCGGGGAGGAGGTGCTGGAGTCCAGCCAGGAGGCCCTGCATGTGACCGAGCGCAAATACCTGAAGCGAGACTGGTGCAAAACCCAGCCGCTCAAGCAGACCATCCACGAGGAGGGCTGCAGCAGCCGCACCATCATCAACCGCTTCTGCTATGGCCAGTGCAACTCCTTCTACATCCCCAGGCACATCCGCAAGGAGGAAGGCTCCTTTCAGTCCTGCTCCTTCTGCAAGCCCAAGAAGTTCACCACCATGATGGTTACACTCAACTGCCCGGAACTACAGCCACCCACCAAGAAGAAGAGGGTCACGCGCGTGAAGCAGTGTCGTTGCATCTCCATCGATTTGGATTAA
- the GREM1 gene encoding gremlin-1 isoform X1, producing MPRTRCALRGPGDPVCRESVSLHPADPARSPGGSGRGLTPRHASRAQAPTTRRTDSMSRTAYTIGALFLLLGTLLPAAEGKKKGSQGAIPPPDKAQHNDSEQTQSPQQPGARNRGRGQGRGTVMPGEEVLESSQEALHVTERKYLKRDWCKTQPLKQTIHEEGCSSRTIINRFCYGQCNSFYIPRHIRKEEGSFQSCSFCKPKKFTTMMVTLNCPELQPPTKKKRVTRVKQCRCISIDLD from the exons ATGCCCCGCACTCGGTGCGCCCTCCGCGGACCGGGCGACCCAGTGTGCCGCGAGAGCGTTTCTCTCCATCCCGCTGACCCCGCGCGGAGCCCGGGAGGCTCGGGCCGCGGCCTCACACCGCGCCACGCGTCGAGAGCGCAGGCCCCGACGACCCGCCGCACTGACAG CATGAGCCGCACCGCCTACACTATAGGAGCCCTGTTTCTCCTCTTGGGGACCCTGCTGCCAGCTGctgaagggaaaaagaaggggtCCCAAGGTGCCATCCCCCCTCCAGACAAGGCCCAGCACAATGACTCCGAGCAGACTCAGTCTCCCCAGCAGCCGGGCGCCAGGAACCGGGGGCGGGGCCAAGGGCGTGGCACCGTCATGCCCGGGGAGGAGGTGCTGGAGTCCAGCCAGGAGGCCCTGCATGTGACCGAGCGCAAATACCTGAAGCGAGACTGGTGCAAAACCCAGCCGCTCAAGCAGACCATCCACGAGGAGGGCTGCAGCAGCCGCACCATCATCAACCGCTTCTGCTATGGCCAGTGCAACTCCTTCTACATCCCCAGGCACATCCGCAAGGAGGAAGGCTCCTTTCAGTCCTGCTCCTTCTGCAAGCCCAAGAAGTTCACCACCATGATGGTTACACTCAACTGCCCGGAACTACAGCCACCCACCAAGAAGAAGAGGGTCACGCGCGTGAAGCAGTGTCGTTGCATCTCCATCGATTTGGATTAA